In Sulfitobacter albidus, the following proteins share a genomic window:
- a CDS encoding PAS-domain containing protein: MLDVLISISFSIVLIWIVFRWISRSEMPPAETADPPHEEAAILFREGVVEHASPLAARAFPLIPGHQEWGDLREIFQDRFPGFPATQDEVTSDPIYLTGGPHAAGEAATIERVGKSIRLTLTVPHTGAEDLPPEILEELSTLRLLAAVDPCAAWCVDASGDVVWSNPAHDALRAAMRDPPEDPLVPLIPADADLSARHCIALSGSADPIWLQLERHEKQNGALFVASNETRVVTAEEARRDFVQTLSKTFAHLPTGLAIFNRSRRLMLFNPALADLTGLPIEFLGPRPTIDTFFDTLRERRQMPEPKDYIGWRQRVNDMVSAAQSEGFEETWVLESGQTLRVKGQPYPDGALAFLIEDISAEVSLTRNFRTELELGQNLLDTFEDAIAVFSQAGLLTFSNLAYDRMWGFDGALSFADVTIHDAVDLWRAQTENRVNWQRLRETVLTFGERDGFDLTVKRTGAPERQCRVTPLSAEATLVRFCTPPSVPALPVPLQMHE, from the coding sequence TTGCTGGACGTTTTGATAAGTATCTCTTTTTCTATCGTATTGATATGGATTGTCTTTCGATGGATCTCGCGATCGGAAATGCCACCGGCTGAAACTGCCGATCCCCCCCATGAAGAGGCGGCGATTCTTTTTCGGGAGGGGGTTGTCGAACATGCCAGCCCCCTTGCGGCGCGGGCGTTTCCGCTGATCCCCGGCCATCAGGAATGGGGCGATCTGCGGGAGATATTTCAGGATCGGTTTCCCGGTTTCCCCGCCACCCAGGATGAAGTTACGTCAGATCCGATATATCTGACGGGCGGGCCGCACGCAGCAGGAGAGGCTGCGACGATAGAACGGGTCGGCAAAAGCATCCGGCTGACCTTGACCGTCCCACATACCGGCGCCGAAGACTTGCCCCCGGAGATCCTCGAAGAGCTGAGCACCCTGCGGTTGCTTGCGGCGGTGGACCCCTGTGCCGCATGGTGTGTCGATGCGTCGGGCGATGTCGTCTGGAGCAACCCAGCACACGACGCCCTGCGGGCTGCAATGCGCGACCCGCCAGAGGATCCGCTGGTGCCACTGATCCCCGCGGACGCCGACCTGTCAGCGCGGCATTGCATCGCGCTTTCCGGCAGCGCCGATCCGATCTGGCTGCAACTTGAGCGCCACGAGAAACAAAACGGCGCACTTTTTGTTGCATCAAACGAGACACGGGTCGTGACGGCCGAGGAGGCACGCCGTGATTTTGTGCAGACGCTTTCAAAAACATTCGCGCATCTGCCGACCGGGCTCGCGATCTTCAACCGAAGCCGACGGCTTATGCTGTTCAATCCCGCACTTGCGGATCTGACGGGTCTGCCGATCGAATTCCTGGGGCCGCGCCCGACGATCGACACGTTTTTCGACACACTGCGCGAAAGACGTCAGATGCCGGAGCCGAAGGATTACATCGGCTGGCGCCAACGTGTGAACGACATGGTCAGCGCCGCACAAAGCGAGGGATTTGAAGAGACATGGGTATTGGAAAGCGGGCAAACCCTGCGGGTCAAGGGTCAACCCTACCCCGACGGGGCGCTCGCATTTCTCATTGAGGATATCAGCGCCGAAGTGTCGTTGACACGGAATTTCAGGACAGAGCTGGAACTGGGTCAAAACCTTCTCGATACATTCGAAGATGCCATCGCGGTTTTTTCCCAAGCAGGGCTGCTGACTTTCTCCAACCTTGCCTACGACAGGATGTGGGGCTTTGACGGGGCGCTTAGCTTTGCTGATGTGACGATCCACGATGCTGTGGACCTGTGGCGCGCGCAAACCGAAAATCGCGTGAACTGGCAGCGGTTGCGGGAGACGGTTCTGACCTTTGGCGAACGCGATGGTTTCGATCTGACAGTCAAAAGGACCGGCGCACCGGAACGGCAGTGCCGCGTGACCCCACTGTCTGCGGAGGCGACGCTGGTACGCTTTTGCACACCTCCGTCAGTCCCGGCGTTGCCTGTCCCTTTACAGATGCACGAATAG
- the tsaE gene encoding tRNA (adenosine(37)-N6)-threonylcarbamoyltransferase complex ATPase subunit type 1 TsaE codes for MPTQKHHFSSPDETAAFARRIGARLTAGDTLLLTGDVGAGKTHFARSLIQSLLETPEDVPSPTFTLVQTYDSPVAEIWHADLYRLSDPSEIEELGLRDAFDTAICLVEWPDRLGDLRPANALDITLSPGDGETDRHMTIAWDTGLWEQKLCDGMP; via the coding sequence ATGCCAACGCAAAAACACCACTTTTCCAGCCCAGACGAGACTGCCGCGTTCGCACGGCGCATCGGCGCGCGTCTGACCGCCGGGGATACCCTCCTGCTGACCGGCGATGTAGGCGCGGGTAAGACCCATTTTGCGCGGTCCTTGATACAGTCCCTGCTTGAGACGCCAGAGGATGTGCCGTCACCCACGTTCACTCTTGTTCAGACCTACGACAGCCCCGTCGCCGAGATCTGGCACGCCGATCTCTACCGGCTGAGCGATCCGTCCGAGATCGAAGAGCTGGGCCTTCGGGATGCATTTGACACGGCAATCTGCCTTGTCGAATGGCCCGACCGGCTGGGCGATCTGCGGCCCGCCAACGCGCTGGACATCACCCTGAGCCCCGGCGATGGTGAGACCGATCGGCACATGACGATTGCGTGGGATACAGGACTGTGGGAACAGAAACTTTGCGATGGGATGCCATGA
- a CDS encoding aminoglycoside phosphotransferase family protein produces MTDRAERITTFIAASGWQGAERAFLAGDASNRRYDRLIAADGRSAVLMDAPPEKGEDVRPFIAIATHLAELGLSAPKIFASDHDAGLLLIEDLGDRLFKPVIAADPALEETLYAAAVDVLTVLHRAEPPSGLAPYDTPLLTQYAALAYDWYAFARTGARDTAAQADFEAAFAPLMAGLSHGPQVLVQRDYHAENLLWLPDRSGVARVGLLDFQDALLGHPAYDLVSILQDARRDVPRQIEDAMIARYLDQNPQDPERFRADYALLGVQRNLRIMGAFARLCLRDGKPGYVDLMPRVWEFVERNLAHPALDSVAKIVRETLPSPTQELRDLIRSKVA; encoded by the coding sequence ATGACCGACCGCGCCGAACGCATCACCACTTTTATCGCTGCTTCAGGTTGGCAAGGGGCTGAGCGCGCGTTTCTCGCCGGGGATGCATCGAACCGCCGCTACGACCGGCTGATCGCTGCGGACGGGCGCAGCGCCGTCCTGATGGATGCGCCCCCGGAAAAGGGAGAGGACGTGCGCCCCTTCATCGCCATTGCAACCCACCTCGCGGAACTGGGCCTGAGTGCACCAAAGATATTCGCCAGCGATCACGATGCGGGGCTTTTGCTGATCGAGGACCTTGGCGACCGATTGTTCAAACCGGTCATCGCCGCGGATCCTGCGCTCGAAGAAACGCTTTATGCAGCTGCGGTAGATGTCTTGACCGTTTTGCACCGCGCGGAACCGCCTTCGGGGTTGGCACCCTACGACACGCCGCTTTTGACGCAATACGCGGCCCTTGCCTACGACTGGTACGCCTTCGCCCGGACCGGCGCCCGCGACACGGCGGCACAGGCTGATTTCGAAGCCGCGTTTGCGCCATTGATGGCCGGACTGTCGCATGGACCGCAGGTATTGGTTCAACGCGATTACCACGCGGAGAACCTGTTGTGGCTGCCGGATCGGTCCGGGGTGGCGCGCGTGGGCCTGCTGGATTTCCAGGACGCCTTGTTGGGACATCCGGCCTACGATCTTGTCTCGATCCTTCAGGACGCACGCCGCGACGTACCGCGACAGATTGAGGATGCGATGATCGCCCGCTATCTCGATCAAAACCCGCAAGACCCCGAGCGTTTCCGCGCCGATTATGCCTTGCTGGGAGTGCAGCGGAACCTGCGGATCATGGGTGCCTTTGCCCGGCTGTGTCTGCGGGACGGAAAACCCGGATACGTTGATCTGATGCCGCGAGTCTGGGAGTTTGTGGAACGCAACCTTGCCCACCCTGCCCTTGATTCCGTGGCAAAGATTGTGCGCGAAACCCTTCCATCCCCGACGCAGGAGCTGCGCGATCTGATCCGAAGCAAGGTCGCATGA
- a CDS encoding nucleotidyltransferase family protein: MSLPVLLFAAGFGTRMRPLTNDRPKPLIPVAGRPLIDHTLDLAHAVAPPRIAANLHYRAEMLQAHLEPLGVRCVIEAPAILETGGGLRNARDALGTGPVVTLNTDAIWKGPNPVAALLAAWDPEKMDALLMGVPPTRALEHAGAGDFTRAPDGRLTRGPGLVFGGAQIIKPEGLDAFAETSFSLNLLWDRMLAEDRLFGLQYEGHWCDVGHPGGIATAVGLINDTL, translated from the coding sequence ATGAGCCTGCCCGTGCTGCTCTTCGCTGCGGGGTTTGGCACCCGCATGCGGCCCCTGACGAATGATCGACCAAAGCCGCTGATCCCGGTCGCCGGTCGTCCACTGATTGATCATACGCTTGATCTTGCACACGCGGTGGCGCCGCCGCGCATCGCTGCCAACCTGCACTACAGGGCCGAAATGTTGCAGGCACATCTTGAGCCTCTCGGCGTGAGATGCGTGATCGAAGCCCCCGCTATCCTTGAGACAGGTGGCGGGCTGCGCAATGCGCGCGATGCGCTGGGCACCGGGCCGGTGGTAACGCTGAATACCGACGCGATCTGGAAAGGGCCAAACCCCGTCGCCGCCCTGCTTGCCGCCTGGGATCCCGAAAAAATGGATGCGCTGTTGATGGGCGTCCCGCCGACGCGGGCGCTGGAGCACGCCGGCGCGGGAGACTTCACGCGTGCACCGGACGGGCGGCTTACACGCGGACCCGGGCTGGTCTTTGGCGGGGCGCAGATCATCAAGCCAGAGGGGCTGGACGCATTTGCCGAGACGTCATTTTCGCTGAACCTGCTGTGGGACAGGATGCTCGCCGAGGACCGGCTGTTTGGTCTGCAATACGAGGGGCACTGGTGCGATGTGGGTCATCCCGGCGGTATCGCCACGGCGGTGGGTTTGATAAATGACACTCTTTGA
- the addB gene encoding double-strand break repair protein AddB: protein MTLFEAADAPRVFGVAPGVDFPAALISGLEARSLGQPPEALARVDLIVNTERMARRLRQLFEDGPPRLLPRIRTITDLGTLLPQVVVPPGTSALRRRLELIRLITGLMAQSETITPSTSLYDLADSLAGLIDEMQGEGVTPEDIAALDVSDQSGHWERAKQFLGIVQTYLQETEAAPDTEARQRLRVAGIAAAWEAIPPAHPVIIAGSTGSRGTTMMLMQAVARLPQGALVLPGFDSDMPADVWAALDDPMMSEDHPQYRYHKLMRDLGASANAVRNWHDVTPPAPARNRLVSLSLRPAPVTDAWRIEGPGLGDLTAAVTDMTMVLADTPRAEALAIALRLRRAAQDGQTAALITPDRMLSRRVTAALDRWGVLPDDSAGTPLHLSPPGRFLRHIAGLFAKRMDAEMLLTLLKHPLTHSTATRNLHVLHTQRLEQAIRHRGLPYPTGDTLRMLVDTEMADTGFAAWITWICESLLDKWQTGEAALTHWTAEHLRLAEAVAAGVGGDTAHGLWQQRAGVEAQRVMAELLAEAPYGADLDATDYADLAGALIAAGEVRDRDAPHPGIMIWGTLEARVQGAELVILGGLNDGTWPEAPPPDPWLNRKMRHDAGLLLPERRVGLAAHDYQQSVCAPQVWITRAIRSEDAETVPSRWINRLENLMKGLHGQGGADAWSAMAARGQIWLDQARALEAAAPLPPARRPSPRPPVAVRPRKLSVTEIKTLIRDPYAIYAKHTLGLRAQRPLVQSPDALLRGVTLHTILERFVKSVVSDPTQLSRDAFLDTAGAVLAEDVPWPTARALWHARIARVADWFLEREAARLANARPIAFERDAMGTLEIPEIGFSLHGVADRMDQSADGAVQLYDYKTGKPPTSPQQKLFDKQLLIEAAMVEQGAFPAVGVAPVSRAAFIGMGRNPHEVDAPLDEEPTADVLADLRALLTRYLDPAQGFTARRMMEMESFAGEFDQLARFGEWDATDTSNPEDLT from the coding sequence ATGACACTCTTTGAAGCCGCGGACGCGCCGCGCGTCTTTGGCGTAGCGCCGGGTGTCGATTTCCCCGCAGCGCTGATCTCTGGGCTTGAGGCACGCAGCCTGGGACAGCCGCCCGAAGCGCTTGCGCGCGTGGATCTGATCGTGAACACGGAGCGTATGGCGCGCCGGTTGCGGCAGTTGTTCGAGGACGGGCCGCCACGCCTGCTCCCGCGCATTCGGACCATCACCGATCTGGGCACGTTGTTGCCGCAGGTCGTAGTGCCGCCCGGCACCTCCGCGTTGCGGCGGCGGTTAGAGTTGATCCGCCTGATTACGGGTCTCATGGCGCAGTCGGAGACGATCACCCCCAGTACGTCGCTCTACGATCTGGCCGACAGCCTTGCGGGCCTCATTGATGAGATGCAGGGCGAAGGGGTCACGCCGGAAGATATTGCCGCGCTGGACGTGAGTGACCAATCGGGCCATTGGGAGCGGGCGAAACAATTCCTTGGTATCGTGCAGACCTATTTGCAGGAGACCGAAGCGGCCCCGGATACCGAAGCGCGCCAGCGTTTGCGCGTCGCCGGCATCGCGGCAGCCTGGGAGGCAATCCCGCCCGCGCACCCGGTCATCATCGCAGGCTCTACAGGATCGCGTGGGACCACGATGATGTTGATGCAGGCAGTTGCGCGGTTGCCGCAGGGGGCGCTGGTGCTCCCCGGTTTCGACAGCGACATGCCTGCGGATGTCTGGGCGGCGCTCGACGATCCGATGATGTCCGAAGACCATCCGCAATACCGCTATCACAAGCTGATGCGCGATCTTGGGGCGTCTGCCAATGCTGTCAGGAACTGGCATGATGTCACGCCGCCCGCTCCGGCGCGCAACAGGCTGGTATCGCTTTCGCTACGCCCCGCACCGGTCACGGATGCCTGGCGCATCGAGGGGCCCGGCCTGGGTGATCTGACTGCGGCGGTGACCGACATGACGATGGTTCTGGCCGACACCCCACGGGCCGAAGCGTTGGCGATTGCCCTGCGCTTGCGCCGCGCGGCGCAGGACGGGCAGACCGCCGCCCTTATCACCCCCGACCGGATGCTCAGCCGCCGGGTGACGGCAGCGCTTGACCGGTGGGGGGTATTACCGGACGACAGCGCGGGAACCCCGCTGCACCTCTCGCCGCCCGGTCGTTTCCTGCGCCATATTGCGGGCCTGTTCGCCAAACGGATGGATGCGGAGATGTTGCTGACGCTGCTCAAACATCCGCTTACCCACTCGACCGCGACACGCAATCTGCACGTCCTTCATACCCAGCGGCTTGAACAAGCGATCCGTCATCGGGGCTTGCCCTACCCCACCGGTGACACGCTGCGCATGCTGGTCGATACGGAAATGGCGGACACAGGGTTCGCGGCGTGGATCACGTGGATCTGCGAGAGCCTGCTGGACAAATGGCAGACCGGAGAAGCGGCACTGACCCACTGGACAGCCGAACACCTGCGGCTGGCCGAAGCGGTCGCAGCAGGTGTCGGGGGCGATACCGCCCACGGGCTGTGGCAGCAGCGCGCGGGTGTCGAGGCACAGCGCGTCATGGCGGAGCTTTTGGCCGAAGCCCCCTACGGCGCGGATCTGGATGCAACCGATTATGCTGATCTGGCCGGTGCTCTGATCGCAGCGGGCGAGGTGCGCGACCGTGACGCGCCGCATCCCGGTATCATGATCTGGGGCACGCTTGAGGCCCGCGTGCAAGGCGCCGAGCTGGTCATCCTCGGCGGTCTTAATGACGGCACGTGGCCCGAAGCGCCGCCACCCGATCCATGGCTCAACCGCAAGATGCGCCATGACGCGGGGCTGCTGTTGCCCGAACGTCGGGTCGGGCTGGCCGCACATGACTACCAGCAGTCAGTCTGCGCGCCGCAGGTCTGGATCACCCGCGCAATCCGCTCGGAGGATGCGGAAACGGTGCCGTCCCGCTGGATCAATCGGCTGGAAAACCTGATGAAGGGCTTGCACGGTCAGGGCGGGGCAGATGCTTGGTCGGCGATGGCCGCACGCGGGCAGATATGGCTCGATCAGGCGCGTGCGCTTGAGGCCGCGGCGCCACTACCCCCGGCGCGACGCCCCTCACCGCGCCCACCCGTGGCTGTACGCCCGCGCAAGCTTTCAGTAACGGAGATCAAGACGCTGATCCGCGACCCCTACGCAATCTACGCGAAACACACGCTTGGCCTGCGCGCCCAGCGCCCGCTTGTGCAGTCGCCCGATGCATTGCTGCGCGGAGTTACGCTGCACACGATCCTTGAACGGTTTGTGAAATCGGTCGTATCAGATCCGACGCAGCTGAGCCGCGACGCGTTCCTGGATACCGCCGGGGCGGTTCTGGCGGAGGATGTCCCCTGGCCCACCGCCCGCGCGCTTTGGCATGCGCGCATCGCCCGTGTCGCCGACTGGTTTCTGGAGCGCGAGGCCGCCAGGCTTGCGAACGCGCGCCCCATCGCATTCGAACGTGACGCGATGGGCACGCTGGAGATCCCCGAGATCGGTTTTTCGCTGCACGGCGTTGCCGACCGTATGGATCAATCCGCCGATGGTGCCGTGCAACTGTATGACTACAAGACCGGAAAACCGCCCACATCGCCGCAGCAGAAACTGTTCGACAAACAGCTCTTGATCGAGGCGGCGATGGTCGAACAAGGCGCCTTTCCCGCCGTGGGCGTGGCGCCGGTGTCGCGCGCGGCGTTCATTGGGATGGGCAGGAACCCGCACGAGGTCGACGCGCCGCTGGACGAGGAGCCGACCGCAGACGTGCTGGCCGATCTACGCGCCCTGTTGACCCGCTATCTCGACCCCGCGCAGGGGTTCACAGCCCGGCGCATGATGGAGATGGAGAGCTTTGCCGGGGAATTCGACCAGCTGGCACGTTTTGGCGAATGGGATGCGACCGATACCTCGAACCCGGAGGATCTGACATGA
- the trxA gene encoding thioredoxin, producing MATVAVTDATFDTEVKNSDIPVVVDFWAEWCGPCKQIGPSLEELSAEMDGKVKIVKVNVDENPNSPAQMGVRGIPALFIFKDGQVVSNMAGARPKAALQSWIEESI from the coding sequence ATGGCCACCGTTGCAGTCACAGACGCTACTTTTGACACCGAAGTCAAAAATTCCGACATTCCCGTTGTCGTGGATTTCTGGGCCGAGTGGTGCGGCCCCTGCAAGCAGATCGGCCCCTCGCTCGAAGAGCTGTCGGCCGAGATGGACGGCAAGGTCAAGATCGTGAAGGTCAACGTAGACGAAAACCCGAATTCCCCCGCCCAAATGGGCGTGCGCGGGATCCCGGCGCTGTTCATCTTCAAGGACGGTCAGGTTGTGTCCAACATGGCAGGCGCGCGCCCCAAAGCAGCCCTGCAAAGCTGGATCGAAGAGTCGATCTGA
- the hslV gene encoding ATP-dependent protease subunit HslV, which yields MAKNEFPGWHGTTIIGVRKGDEVVVAGDGQVSLGQTVIKGTARKVRRLSPGGYDVVAGFAGSTADAFTLLERLEAKLEATPGQLARASVDLAKDWRTDKYLQKLEAMLIVTDGTDLFVITGAGDVLEPEHDIAAIGSGGNFALAAARGLIESDRDAETVARDAMAIAADICVYTNGNLTVEKISK from the coding sequence ATGGCAAAGAACGAATTTCCCGGATGGCACGGCACCACGATAATCGGGGTGCGCAAGGGTGATGAGGTTGTCGTGGCCGGCGACGGCCAGGTCAGCCTTGGCCAGACGGTGATCAAAGGCACAGCGCGCAAGGTGCGCCGACTGTCGCCCGGTGGCTACGATGTTGTCGCGGGCTTTGCCGGATCGACCGCCGATGCCTTCACCCTGTTGGAGCGGCTGGAGGCGAAGCTTGAAGCGACGCCCGGACAGCTGGCCCGCGCGAGCGTAGATCTGGCAAAGGACTGGCGCACGGACAAATACCTGCAAAAGCTTGAAGCGATGCTGATCGTGACAGATGGCACGGATCTGTTTGTGATCACCGGCGCGGGTGACGTGCTGGAGCCGGAGCATGACATCGCCGCCATCGGATCGGGCGGGAATTTTGCGCTCGCCGCCGCACGCGGCCTGATCGAGAGCGACCGCGATGCCGAAACGGTAGCGCGCGATGCGATGGCGATCGCCGCTGATATCTGTGTCTACACCAACGGAAACCTGACCGTGGAGAAGATTTCCAAATGA
- the hslU gene encoding ATP-dependent protease ATPase subunit HslU produces the protein MTDLTPREIVSELDRYIIGQNDAKRAVAVALRNRWRRKQLGDDLRDEVYPKNILMIGPTGVGKTEISRRLAKLARAPFLKVEATKFTEVGYVGRDVEQIIRDLVDAAIAMTRDHMREDVKANAQAAAENRVIDAIAGPDAREGTREMFRKKLKDGQLDDTEIELEVADTSNPFSAMEIPGQQGGMGMMNLGDLFGKAMGGRTTKKRMKVSASYDVLIGEEADKLLDDETVTRAAIEAVEQNGIVFLDEIDKVCARSDARGGDVSREGVQRDLLPLIEGTTVSTKHGPVKTDHVLFIASGAFHIAKPSDLLPELQGRLPIRVELRPLTEEDFVRILTETDNALTLQYTALMGTEDVTVTFEPDGIKALAHIAAEVNQSIENIGARRLYTVMERVFEELSFTAPDRAGDTVVVDAAFVDTHLGELTKSTDLSRYVL, from the coding sequence ATGACCGACCTCACACCCCGCGAAATCGTTTCCGAGCTTGATCGCTATATCATCGGGCAGAACGACGCCAAACGCGCCGTCGCCGTCGCACTGCGCAATCGTTGGCGCCGCAAGCAGCTGGGCGATGATCTGCGCGACGAGGTCTATCCCAAGAATATCCTGATGATCGGGCCCACCGGCGTCGGTAAGACCGAAATCAGCCGCCGGCTTGCGAAGCTTGCGCGCGCGCCGTTCCTGAAGGTCGAGGCGACAAAGTTCACCGAAGTCGGCTATGTCGGGCGGGATGTGGAGCAGATCATCCGCGATCTGGTGGATGCCGCCATTGCCATGACGCGCGATCACATGCGCGAGGACGTCAAGGCAAACGCGCAGGCCGCCGCCGAAAACCGCGTGATCGATGCGATTGCCGGGCCGGATGCGCGCGAAGGCACGCGTGAGATGTTTCGCAAGAAACTGAAAGACGGGCAGCTCGACGATACCGAGATCGAGCTGGAGGTCGCGGACACCTCCAATCCCTTCTCCGCAATGGAAATCCCCGGCCAGCAAGGCGGCATGGGGATGATGAATCTTGGCGATCTGTTTGGCAAAGCCATGGGCGGGCGCACCACCAAGAAACGGATGAAAGTTTCTGCGAGTTATGACGTTTTGATCGGAGAAGAAGCAGACAAGCTGCTGGATGATGAAACCGTTACCCGCGCCGCGATCGAGGCGGTGGAGCAGAACGGGATCGTATTCCTCGACGAGATCGACAAGGTCTGCGCGCGCAGCGACGCGCGGGGTGGAGATGTCAGCCGCGAAGGTGTGCAGCGCGATCTGCTGCCACTGATCGAAGGCACAACCGTTTCCACCAAACACGGGCCCGTAAAAACCGACCACGTGCTGTTTATCGCGTCGGGTGCGTTTCATATCGCAAAGCCGTCTGATCTGCTGCCAGAACTCCAGGGCCGTCTGCCGATCCGGGTCGAGCTGCGCCCGCTGACCGAAGAGGATTTCGTGCGCATCCTGACGGAGACCGATAACGCGCTGACACTGCAATACACCGCGCTGATGGGCACCGAAGATGTCACAGTCACGTTCGAACCCGATGGGATCAAGGCGCTCGCGCATATCGCGGCAGAGGTGAACCAATCCATCGAAAACATCGGTGCCCGCAGGCTCTATACGGTGATGGAACGGGTGTTTGAGGAGCTATCGTTTACGGCACCGGACCGCGCGGGCGATACAGTGGTAGTGGATGCCGCTTTTGTCGACACACACCTGGGCGAGCTGACAAAATCCACAGATCTCAGCCGATACGTCCTGTAA
- a CDS encoding MFS transporter, with amino-acid sequence MGYIRFLIDNRLFLLAGFLLTFTSSFGQTYFISLFAGEIKGSFGLTDGSWGLVYTIATTASALTMIWAGAFTDRFRVRQLSFWVMILLALACVAMSVVPTALLLIGVIYMLRLMGQGMLSQLGAVAMSRWFIATRGRALSLASMGFAVGQAALPVVFVALLVSLDWRLLWLIAAVCIVAVIPVMQLLLKQERTPQSMAQSDESLGMQGRHWTRAEMLRHPLFYTLILLVLGPSAWGTALFFQQVHLTEVKGWSLGAYVALMPIYTAASIVFTFATGWAIDRFGVKWIVPFQMVPFGVSFLVLAYADTIAMAGVGLVIFGIGQGMQGTATAAFWAVFYGTRHLGAIKAAATALMVFGSAIGPGITGAVIDYGIDFPGQMIPIAGFYFVGALIAGAGVLRYQRDLPTTVVA; translated from the coding sequence ATGGGCTATATCCGATTTCTCATCGACAACCGGTTGTTCCTGCTGGCCGGATTTCTGCTGACCTTTACGTCGTCCTTCGGGCAGACCTATTTCATCTCGCTGTTCGCGGGTGAGATCAAGGGCAGCTTTGGCTTGACCGACGGCAGCTGGGGGCTGGTCTATACGATCGCCACGACCGCCTCGGCGCTTACGATGATCTGGGCCGGTGCGTTCACGGATCGGTTTCGGGTGCGGCAATTGTCGTTTTGGGTGATGATCCTGCTGGCGCTGGCCTGTGTGGCGATGTCTGTGGTGCCCACGGCGCTATTGCTGATCGGGGTGATCTACATGCTGCGGCTGATGGGGCAGGGGATGCTGTCGCAACTGGGTGCAGTGGCGATGTCGCGCTGGTTCATCGCGACGCGGGGCCGTGCGCTTTCGCTGGCCTCGATGGGGTTTGCAGTGGGACAAGCGGCGCTGCCCGTGGTGTTTGTCGCGCTGTTGGTAAGCCTTGACTGGCGACTGCTTTGGCTGATTGCCGCGGTTTGCATCGTGGCCGTGATCCCGGTGATGCAGCTGCTGCTGAAACAGGAACGCACCCCGCAGTCCATGGCGCAAAGCGACGAAAGCCTCGGGATGCAGGGCCGTCATTGGACCCGTGCAGAGATGCTCCGCCACCCGCTGTTCTACACGCTGATCTTGCTGGTGCTTGGTCCGTCGGCCTGGGGAACGGCGCTGTTTTTTCAGCAGGTGCATCTCACAGAGGTCAAGGGCTGGAGCCTTGGCGCCTATGTCGCGCTGATGCCGATCTATACGGCAGCGTCGATTGTGTTCACCTTCGCAACCGGTTGGGCGATTGATCGGTTCGGCGTGAAATGGATCGTGCCGTTTCAAATGGTGCCCTTCGGGGTCTCCTTTCTGGTGTTGGCCTACGCCGATACGATTGCGATGGCCGGAGTTGGTCTGGTCATTTTCGGAATAGGGCAAGGAATGCAGGGGACGGCGACCGCCGCTTTCTGGGCCGTTTTCTACGGCACGCGGCATCTGGGCGCGATCAAGGCGGCAGCGACGGCATTGATGGTCTTTGGCTCTGCCATCGGGCCGGGAATTACCGGGGCCGTGATCGACTACGGCATTGATTTTCCCGGGCAAATGATCCCGATTGCAGGGTTCTACTTTGTCGGGGCCCTGATTGCCGGGGCGGGCGTACTGCGCTACCAGCGGGATCTGCCCACTACCGTTGTCGCCTGA
- a CDS encoding Smr/MutS family protein, with amino-acid sequence MKRRRLSAEDQELWERVTARTERMRKSDLEAARFDPDVGMPTPVSRPDAKTLKRSKAALLGKPEGRQAAPGHNLAPSVSDQLRRAPVQMDAKAYGKLKRGKLRPEGKLDLHGMTLDRAHPMLTGFVMKAHAQGKRLVLVVTGKGKHRDDGGPIPVRLGVLRHQVPQWLQTPPLKSVVLQVTPAHISHGGGGAYYVYLRRQR; translated from the coding sequence ATGAAACGCCGTCGACTCAGCGCCGAGGACCAGGAGTTGTGGGAGCGTGTGACCGCGCGAACCGAACGAATGCGGAAATCAGATCTGGAGGCCGCGCGATTTGATCCCGATGTTGGCATGCCGACACCAGTGTCGCGCCCTGACGCCAAGACACTCAAGCGATCAAAGGCCGCACTGCTGGGGAAACCCGAAGGGCGCCAAGCGGCCCCCGGACACAATCTGGCACCATCCGTTTCCGATCAGCTGCGCCGCGCCCCGGTGCAGATGGATGCCAAGGCCTACGGCAAGCTTAAGCGTGGCAAGTTACGCCCCGAGGGGAAGCTCGATCTGCACGGAATGACGCTGGATCGTGCACATCCCATGCTGACAGGATTTGTTATGAAGGCACATGCGCAAGGCAAACGTCTTGTGCTTGTTGTAACGGGAAAGGGGAAGCATCGCGACGACGGTGGCCCGATCCCCGTACGGCTTGGCGTGCTGCGCCATCAGGTGCCGCAATGGCTCCAGACACCGCCGTTGAAATCAGTTGTGTTGCAGGTGACACCCGCGCATATCAGCCACGGTGGCGGCGGTGCCTACTACGTCTATCTCAGGCGACAACGGTAG